One Nodosilinea sp. FACHB-141 DNA segment encodes these proteins:
- the sbcD gene encoding exonuclease subunit SbcD, whose protein sequence is MITLLHLSDIHMGSGFAHGRLNPETGLNTRLEDFIAALTRCIDRALAEPVDLVLFGGDAFPDATPPPLVQQALARQFCRLSAAGIPTVLLVGNHDQHAQGLGGASLSIYRTLGVPDVVVGDRLETHRIDTRNGPVQVVTLPWLTKSTLLTRPETEGFSMAQVNELLLDRLRVALEGEIRRLDPDIPAVLLAHAMVDTATYGAERFLATGRGFNIPMAMLARPCFDYVALGHVHRYQVLCEQPLMIYPGSIERVDFSEEAEEKGYLLVQVSKENTQAKFCPLPVRPFKTIQVNLTEAEHPQARLERAIAKADITNAVVRCLYTLRTDQVDQVDQSALETILANAHTYTLQPELKAQTNRSRLPELGTDSALDPLSALGTYLANRDDLSDLAEAMMSAAAALIADETEVDLPPEPADIDLDDLDSLVLEETAQQLRLL, encoded by the coding sequence ATGATCACCCTTCTCCACCTCTCCGACATCCACATGGGTAGCGGGTTTGCCCACGGTCGCCTCAACCCCGAAACCGGCCTCAACACCCGCCTAGAAGACTTCATTGCCGCTCTTACCCGCTGCATCGATCGCGCCTTAGCCGAGCCGGTCGATTTGGTGCTGTTTGGCGGCGATGCCTTTCCCGATGCCACGCCGCCGCCGCTAGTGCAGCAGGCCCTGGCCCGCCAGTTTTGTCGGCTGTCGGCGGCAGGCATCCCCACCGTGCTGCTGGTGGGCAACCATGACCAGCATGCCCAGGGCCTAGGCGGAGCCAGCCTGTCGATCTACAGAACCCTGGGTGTGCCGGATGTGGTGGTGGGCGATCGCCTCGAAACCCACCGCATCGACACTCGCAACGGCCCGGTGCAGGTGGTCACTCTGCCTTGGCTGACCAAATCGACCCTGCTGACCCGCCCCGAAACCGAGGGCTTCTCTATGGCCCAGGTCAACGAGCTACTGCTCGATCGCCTGCGGGTAGCCCTAGAGGGCGAAATTCGCCGCCTCGACCCCGATATTCCCGCTGTTTTGCTGGCCCACGCCATGGTCGATACCGCCACCTACGGGGCCGAGCGATTTTTGGCCACCGGGCGGGGCTTTAATATTCCCATGGCAATGCTGGCCCGCCCCTGCTTTGACTATGTGGCCCTGGGCCATGTGCATCGCTACCAGGTGCTTTGCGAACAGCCGCTAATGATTTACCCCGGCAGCATTGAGCGGGTTGACTTCAGCGAAGAAGCCGAAGAAAAAGGCTATTTATTGGTTCAGGTGAGTAAGGAAAACACCCAGGCCAAGTTTTGTCCCCTGCCCGTGCGCCCCTTCAAAACCATTCAGGTCAACCTCACCGAGGCCGAGCATCCCCAGGCTCGGCTGGAGCGGGCGATCGCCAAAGCGGACATCACCAATGCCGTCGTGCGCTGCCTCTACACCCTGCGAACCGACCAGGTTGACCAAGTCGACCAGTCTGCCCTAGAGACTATTCTGGCCAACGCCCACACCTACACCCTACAACCCGAGCTGAAGGCCCAAACCAACCGCAGCCGCCTGCCCGAACTAGGCACCGACAGCGCCCTTGACCCGTTATCAGCCCTAGGTACCTACCTGGCCAACCGCGACGACCTCAGCGACCTAGCCGAGGCCATGATGTCTGCCGCCGCTGCCTTAATAGCCGACGAAACTGAGGTTGACCTGCCCCCTGAGCCCGCCGACATAGACCTAGATGATTTGGATAGCCTAGTGCTTGAAGAAACCGCCCAGCAGCTGCGACTGCTCTAG
- a CDS encoding ribbon-helix-helix domain-containing protein: protein MGTSSNKRRVSVTIDADLLEAIDQVSDNRSAVIEEALRFWHVQKINEKLQQYYQTQSQSDLDHEGQWADFAYHQLDEALDHEGL, encoded by the coding sequence ATGGGTACCTCATCAAACAAGCGTCGAGTTTCAGTCACCATTGATGCCGACTTGTTGGAAGCGATCGATCAAGTCTCTGACAATCGCTCAGCGGTGATCGAAGAAGCCTTGCGATTCTGGCATGTTCAAAAAATCAACGAGAAATTGCAGCAGTATTATCAAACCCAAAGCCAATCTGACCTAGATCACGAAGGGCAGTGGGCCGATTTTGCTTACCACCAGCTTGACGAAGCTCTAGATCATGAAGGGCTTTAG
- a CDS encoding CPBP family intramembrane glutamic endopeptidase: MTPESDSMQPWLSLKRLFLIIVTALVGLVVVQSLLSSWNEPQVASQLQLYQTDLLLEGSAWKGEGLPEDQWPVIREGLLGKDPVDNAKKQYEEVREGAVEGMDRWRSQTAPTDSLADGTNAGKPLARRLQSAFDQQQALIHRLDLRLGLMDAYQGQPEAALKRWQQVRDSDTAPAPVVRTADTLIRLWQDGDVLPEDEAWLEQALNGWFEYRALDQLYGAEGREGDRTQLQTQEQETAQAKLVKLALVGALPTFGAIVGIGLIIWLVAQRVLRGSQSVLRQNADRGWEIPWTGEIVWQVLIVGFFFVGQILLPLVLGGLGFSSGSLSSRGRAIFSLVYYLLMAAGSLAVLWWSIRSYRPVPKEMFSLKPSGTGLLWGLGGYFVAVPLMFGVALLNQQIWQGQGGSNPLLQTVLEEQDGVALLVFFLTAAIAAPLFEEFLFRGFLLPSLTRYMSVGWAIALSALIFAAAHLSLSEVLPLTLLGAILGFVYTRSRTLISPMVLHSAWNSATMLGLFILGG, from the coding sequence ATGACCCCTGAATCCGACTCAATGCAGCCCTGGCTTTCGCTCAAGCGGCTTTTTCTGATAATTGTGACCGCCCTGGTGGGGCTGGTAGTGGTGCAATCGCTGCTGAGTAGCTGGAATGAACCCCAGGTGGCAAGCCAGCTCCAGCTGTATCAAACCGACCTGCTACTAGAGGGCAGTGCCTGGAAGGGAGAGGGGTTGCCCGAAGATCAGTGGCCGGTAATCCGCGAGGGCCTGCTGGGCAAAGACCCTGTAGACAACGCCAAAAAGCAGTATGAGGAGGTGCGGGAGGGAGCCGTTGAGGGCATGGATCGCTGGCGATCCCAAACTGCCCCCACCGATTCCCTCGCCGATGGCACTAACGCGGGCAAGCCCTTGGCCCGGCGACTGCAAAGCGCCTTTGACCAGCAGCAGGCGCTCATTCATCGCCTCGACCTGCGACTGGGCTTGATGGATGCCTACCAGGGCCAGCCCGAGGCCGCCCTGAAGCGTTGGCAACAGGTGCGCGACAGCGACACCGCCCCTGCCCCGGTGGTGCGCACTGCTGATACCCTGATTCGCCTCTGGCAAGACGGTGACGTGCTCCCCGAGGATGAGGCTTGGCTAGAGCAGGCGCTCAACGGCTGGTTTGAGTACCGCGCCCTCGACCAGCTCTACGGGGCGGAAGGTCGAGAGGGCGATCGTACCCAGCTCCAAACCCAGGAGCAAGAGACCGCCCAGGCCAAATTGGTCAAACTGGCTCTGGTGGGCGCATTGCCGACCTTCGGGGCGATTGTAGGCATCGGGCTGATCATTTGGCTGGTGGCCCAGCGAGTGCTGCGGGGCAGCCAGTCGGTGCTGCGCCAAAACGCCGACCGTGGCTGGGAAATTCCCTGGACGGGCGAAATTGTTTGGCAGGTGCTGATCGTCGGCTTTTTCTTTGTCGGTCAGATCTTGCTGCCGTTGGTATTGGGCGGGTTGGGCTTTAGCAGCGGCAGCCTCAGCAGCCGAGGGCGGGCAATTTTTTCACTGGTCTACTACCTGCTGATGGCGGCGGGATCTTTGGCGGTGCTGTGGTGGTCGATTCGCTCCTACCGACCGGTGCCGAAGGAGATGTTTAGCCTGAAGCCCTCGGGAACTGGGCTGCTGTGGGGGCTGGGGGGCTATTTTGTGGCCGTGCCGCTAATGTTTGGGGTGGCGCTGCTCAACCAGCAGATCTGGCAGGGGCAGGGAGGCAGCAATCCGCTGCTGCAAACGGTGCTCGAAGAGCAGGACGGCGTGGCGCTGCTGGTGTTCTTTTTGACGGCGGCGATCGCCGCGCCCCTCTTTGAAGAATTTCTGTTTCGCGGCTTTTTGCTGCCCTCGCTGACTCGCTATATGTCGGTGGGCTGGGCGATCGCCCTCAGCGCCCTAATCTTTGCCGCCGCTCACCTGAGCCTGTCGGAGGTGCTGCCTCTAACTCTGCTAGGGGCGATTCTGGGGTTTGTGTATACGCGATCGCGCACCCTGATCTCACCCATGGTGCTGCACAGCGCTTGGAACAGCGCCACCATGTTGGGTTTGTTTATTCTCGGCGGGTAG
- a CDS encoding type II toxin-antitoxin system PemK/MazF family toxin, with protein sequence MAEPYPLQGQIYLIKAIRSLGDTKKRPAVVVSINVRNELSQTVLVVPFTSDTRSGETPTRILLTAGEGGLETDSLATCDHVLAVRKTYLEQGPYGSINPLSLRRIQQGIQIAIGIYPVGAIMAP encoded by the coding sequence ATGGCTGAGCCTTACCCCTTGCAAGGTCAAATTTATCTAATTAAAGCAATCCGTAGCCTGGGCGATACAAAAAAGCGGCCAGCGGTGGTGGTCTCAATCAATGTGCGCAACGAGCTGAGTCAAACCGTGTTGGTAGTACCTTTCACCAGCGATACTCGCAGCGGCGAAACACCCACCCGCATCTTGCTTACAGCCGGTGAAGGAGGGTTAGAAACAGACTCTCTGGCCACCTGCGACCATGTGCTTGCCGTCCGCAAAACCTATTTAGAGCAAGGCCCCTACGGCAGCATCAACCCCCTGTCGCTGCGGCGTATCCAGCAGGGAATTCAAATTGCCATTGGCATCTATCCTGTCGGCGCTATCATGGCCCCATGA
- a CDS encoding glutamyl-tRNA amidotransferase, whose protein sequence is MAEGIKLAVNGTLMRGLALNPNLLNAGAEFLYEAATTPYYRLWSIDDVHPAMVRVSQGGIAVALEVWQVPPDGLVQVLLQEPPGLSIGKVPLSTGETVLGVLGEPVLCEGQREISTYGGWRSYCAALEREAVPHSKLSQ, encoded by the coding sequence ATGGCGGAGGGAATCAAACTAGCGGTCAACGGTACTTTAATGCGGGGTTTGGCGCTGAACCCCAACCTGCTCAATGCCGGGGCCGAGTTTCTCTACGAAGCGGCCACTACTCCCTACTACCGCCTGTGGTCCATCGACGATGTTCACCCGGCTATGGTGCGGGTCAGTCAGGGGGGGATCGCCGTAGCGCTAGAGGTGTGGCAGGTGCCCCCCGATGGGTTGGTGCAGGTGCTGCTGCAAGAGCCGCCGGGGCTGAGCATTGGCAAAGTGCCTCTATCTACCGGCGAAACGGTGCTGGGCGTGCTGGGTGAACCCGTGCTGTGTGAAGGCCAGCGCGAGATTTCGACCTACGGCGGCTGGCGATCGTACTGTGCCGCACTAGAGCGAGAGGCAGTGCCCCATTCAAAGCTGTCTCAGTAG
- a CDS encoding tryptophan-rich sensory protein, translating to MDAPSNRANSGTGLAIATAIAIAAAVVFNTLFNRFPPGGQNVGQIANTVLEGVLITPANYAFAIWGIIYLGLFAYAIYQFHPERRREPQLQQVNKLLIVACVVQTIWIVLFSLQQFGWSILAMLGILVPLIGIYLTLNIGLDGQRPALGHRVSRRRRWMAHIPFSLYLGWIAVATIVNVASALYASSWSGWGISSVTWTVAMIVVAAIVAEVVIYQRGDIAFTLVFVWALVAIAVRQSDIPAIRWMALIAAGVLVFWLALVKRGWPKRSQE from the coding sequence ATGGATGCTCCCTCCAATCGCGCTAACTCGGGCACGGGCCTGGCTATTGCCACTGCGATCGCGATCGCAGCTGCGGTGGTGTTTAACACCCTCTTCAACCGCTTCCCGCCTGGGGGGCAAAACGTGGGTCAAATCGCCAACACGGTTTTGGAGGGGGTGCTGATCACTCCAGCCAACTACGCCTTTGCCATCTGGGGAATTATTTACCTGGGCTTATTTGCCTACGCGATCTATCAGTTTCACCCTGAGCGGCGACGGGAGCCTCAGCTTCAGCAAGTCAATAAGCTGCTAATTGTGGCCTGTGTGGTCCAGACGATCTGGATTGTGCTGTTTTCTCTCCAGCAGTTTGGCTGGTCCATTCTGGCCATGCTGGGCATTTTGGTTCCCCTGATTGGCATTTATCTGACGCTGAATATTGGTCTAGATGGTCAGCGACCAGCGTTGGGCCATCGTGTTTCTCGCCGCCGTCGCTGGATGGCGCACATTCCCTTTAGTCTCTATCTGGGTTGGATTGCGGTGGCCACCATCGTCAACGTGGCCTCAGCCCTCTACGCGTCAAGCTGGAGCGGTTGGGGCATTTCGTCGGTGACCTGGACGGTGGCCATGATTGTGGTGGCTGCCATTGTGGCCGAAGTGGTGATCTATCAGCGCGGCGACATCGCCTTTACCCTAGTGTTCGTCTGGGCGTTGGTAGCGATCGCCGTGCGCCAGAGCGATATTCCCGCCATTCGCTGGATGGCGCTGATCGCGGCGGGAGTGCTGGTGTTTTGGCTGGCTCTGGTAAAACGGGGCTGGCCGAAGCGATCACAGGAGTAG
- a CDS encoding chorismate lyase, whose amino-acid sequence MASALQPIIDPAVPSDWHALAPRWQAGQPTVQKGLPHDQLAPAWQILLLGDGSPTRHLQLLTRDRTEVDVIDMTPVGMDLDGAPDIIRVVPGPRLRRQVWLRTASGQRLAYAASWWEASHVDEYLQNKSLPIWASLARLRTELYRDIQGLYYGDSPALEEAFGQAGPFWGRHYLFWHRGKPLTLIYEVFSPYLTRYLGPMQSGPNPGL is encoded by the coding sequence TTGGCCTCTGCCCTACAGCCCATCATTGACCCGGCGGTGCCCAGCGACTGGCACGCCCTTGCCCCCCGCTGGCAGGCCGGGCAGCCCACTGTGCAAAAAGGTCTGCCCCACGACCAGCTTGCTCCCGCTTGGCAAATTTTACTCTTGGGAGATGGTTCGCCCACTCGCCATTTGCAGCTGTTGACGCGCGATCGCACCGAGGTCGATGTCATCGATATGACCCCGGTGGGCATGGATCTCGACGGTGCCCCAGACATCATTCGCGTGGTGCCTGGCCCCCGTCTGCGTCGCCAGGTGTGGCTGCGCACCGCCTCGGGCCAGCGGCTAGCCTACGCCGCCTCTTGGTGGGAGGCCAGCCATGTCGATGAGTACCTGCAAAACAAATCATTGCCCATCTGGGCTAGCCTAGCCCGCTTGCGCACCGAGCTTTACCGCGACATTCAGGGCCTCTACTACGGCGATTCGCCAGCGCTGGAAGAAGCCTTTGGTCAGGCTGGGCCGTTCTGGGGCCGACACTACCTGTTTTGGCATCGGGGCAAGCCGTTGACGCTGATTTATGAGGTGTTTTCGCCCTACCTGACCCGTTACCTGGGGCCAATGCAGAGTGGGCCAAATCCGGGCCTGTAG
- a CDS encoding cation diffusion facilitator family transporter — protein sequence MNEGEYQRRISYRLLLTTLWATLLLLAVQAIGGWASQSLTLLAESLHTLVDGFSTVLSLVAVTSPQRQMGREVWGHGRAEVAGTLILCAFLGFTGVSLLLIALRQLLSGLTGGATPFPVAIDSAVLRFTAAMVILNVALGIYASYQARSLSSQALKLNTRHFLADAWLSIVMVGVLLAIWQGQRWLDPLFALVLLPLVGRSLWRVLNEQLPMLLRPTAIAPEAISHIATQVEGVTRCTRIRSRGMVGRQVWIEIHLVLHPEFVESAEIIGEQIDAQLRHRYGPLRTQVWVESARPYQDAFMEPGMPNYLPPSSNGGGSDWG from the coding sequence ATGAACGAGGGCGAGTACCAACGCCGCATTAGCTACCGCTTGTTGCTGACGACCCTGTGGGCAACCCTGCTGCTGCTGGCGGTGCAAGCCATTGGTGGGTGGGCCAGCCAGTCGTTGACCCTGTTGGCCGAGTCGCTGCACACCCTGGTAGATGGGTTCAGCACCGTGCTCAGCCTGGTGGCAGTGACTTCGCCCCAGCGGCAGATGGGCCGTGAGGTGTGGGGTCATGGGCGCGCTGAGGTGGCAGGCACCCTAATCTTGTGCGCTTTTTTGGGGTTTACCGGGGTTAGTTTGCTGCTGATTGCCCTACGTCAGTTGCTTAGCGGCCTCACTGGAGGGGCAACCCCATTTCCCGTAGCGATTGACTCAGCTGTGCTGCGGTTTACGGCGGCGATGGTGATTCTCAATGTGGCCCTGGGCATCTACGCCAGCTATCAGGCCCGCAGCCTCAGTAGCCAAGCCCTCAAGCTCAACACGCGCCACTTTTTAGCCGATGCCTGGCTGAGCATTGTCATGGTCGGGGTGCTGTTGGCGATCTGGCAGGGCCAGCGATGGCTTGACCCGCTCTTTGCCCTGGTGCTGCTGCCCCTAGTGGGCCGCAGCCTGTGGCGAGTGCTGAATGAACAGCTGCCGATGCTGCTGCGCCCGACGGCGATCGCCCCCGAGGCCATCTCCCACATTGCCACCCAGGTAGAGGGTGTAACTCGCTGTACCCGCATTCGCTCGCGGGGCATGGTGGGTCGCCAGGTATGGATTGAGATTCATCTGGTGCTGCACCCCGAATTTGTGGAATCGGCAGAAATTATCGGCGAACAGATCGATGCCCAGCTTCGCCACCGCTATGGCCCCCTCCGTACCCAAGTCTGGGTCGAATCTGCCCGTCCCTACCAGGACGCATTTATGGAGCCAGGCATGCCAAATTACTTACCGCCCTCGTCAAACGGTGGCGGTAGTGACTGGGGTTAG